Proteins encoded by one window of Natronomonas salsuginis:
- a CDS encoding (Fe-S)-binding protein translates to MLPAIPTQAADEVTRKTFWLISSYEKVLFYFLATVAVFVFAHGTYRRFGRYAEGSEDWFDRLDDLPGRIASAAKIVASNEKQFNRDLVGGLMHAFILWGFLTLLIATTILFVDEWYRVFTIALGDRQSFWVGDFYLSYQLVTDALGLLFVVGLGIAIWRRYVVRTERLWGKHTNWEDAFLVWSLFALGVGGFLLEGLRIVGAGEPIPTVEPVSFVGTATALGLAAFGMDASAAATVYPVAWWSHALLAFLFIAAIPYAKPFHMLSSFANVVTRDEKAGARLPGIPSDLDATNAESIDDFSWKELLDQDACTKCGRCSSVCPAKASGRPLDPRDVILDLKSYRESLEREGGEEKEIVAADGGVIDAATMESCMACMACMDACPVEIEHLQSFTRLNRQLTDQGDIQPSMQDVFQNVMMKGNTFGDSPSARANWTDDLEFEVTDARETEVEYLWYVGDYPSYDDRNKKVARSLAKIFEHADVEVGILYEEEVYDGNDIRRVGEEFLYLEQAGTLVDSFEACEYQKIVCTDPHSYNTFKNEYPEIDFEEFADDPMMEFEMEGFWNEDGDVEVYHWTQAVEELVDTGAVALDGTELDYTVTYHDPCHLGRYNDEYEAPRELVTATGCDLHEMPRNRANSFCCGGGGGGLWMELDEEEKPSEERLREALEDTDAGGAVEKFVVACPMCMTMYEDGRKTGDFEDDIEIVDIAELIVEALETSGATISASTDADASSDAAPADD, encoded by the coding sequence ATGCTTCCGGCGATTCCGACTCAGGCGGCGGACGAGGTCACCCGTAAGACCTTCTGGCTCATCTCTAGCTACGAGAAGGTTCTCTTTTACTTCCTCGCGACGGTCGCGGTGTTCGTCTTCGCTCACGGCACGTACCGACGCTTCGGGCGGTACGCGGAGGGCTCCGAGGACTGGTTCGACCGCCTCGACGACCTGCCCGGCCGTATCGCCTCGGCGGCGAAGATTGTCGCCTCGAATGAAAAGCAATTCAACCGAGATCTGGTCGGCGGGCTGATGCACGCGTTCATCCTGTGGGGCTTTCTGACCCTCCTCATCGCGACCACGATCCTCTTCGTCGACGAGTGGTATCGCGTGTTCACGATCGCGCTCGGGGACCGACAATCCTTCTGGGTCGGCGATTTCTATCTCTCCTATCAGCTCGTGACGGACGCCCTCGGGCTCCTCTTCGTCGTCGGGCTCGGCATCGCGATCTGGCGGCGCTACGTCGTCCGAACTGAGCGGCTCTGGGGCAAACACACGAACTGGGAGGACGCCTTCCTCGTGTGGTCGCTCTTCGCGCTCGGCGTCGGCGGCTTCCTGCTCGAAGGGCTCCGCATCGTCGGCGCGGGCGAGCCGATCCCGACCGTCGAACCGGTGAGCTTCGTCGGCACCGCGACGGCGCTCGGCCTCGCCGCATTCGGGATGGACGCCTCGGCAGCGGCGACGGTGTATCCAGTCGCGTGGTGGTCGCACGCGCTGTTGGCGTTCCTGTTCATCGCCGCGATCCCCTACGCCAAGCCGTTCCACATGCTCTCGTCGTTCGCCAACGTCGTCACCCGAGACGAGAAGGCCGGCGCGCGCCTCCCCGGCATCCCCTCCGATCTCGACGCGACGAACGCCGAATCGATCGACGACTTCTCCTGGAAGGAACTGCTCGACCAGGACGCCTGCACGAAGTGTGGCCGGTGTTCGTCCGTCTGCCCCGCGAAGGCGTCGGGTCGTCCACTCGACCCGCGCGACGTGATCCTCGACCTCAAATCCTACCGCGAGTCGCTCGAACGCGAGGGCGGCGAGGAAAAAGAGATCGTCGCCGCCGACGGCGGCGTCATCGACGCCGCGACCATGGAGTCCTGTATGGCCTGCATGGCCTGCATGGACGCCTGCCCGGTCGAGATCGAACATCTTCAGAGCTTCACGCGGTTGAACCGCCAGCTCACGGATCAAGGTGACATCCAACCGAGCATGCAGGACGTCTTCCAGAACGTGATGATGAAGGGCAACACGTTTGGCGACTCCCCCAGCGCGCGAGCTAATTGGACCGACGACCTCGAGTTCGAGGTCACCGACGCCAGAGAGACCGAGGTCGAGTACCTCTGGTACGTCGGCGATTACCCGAGCTACGACGACCGCAACAAGAAGGTCGCCCGCTCGCTCGCAAAGATCTTCGAACACGCCGATGTCGAGGTCGGTATCCTCTACGAGGAGGAGGTCTACGACGGTAACGATATCCGCCGGGTCGGCGAGGAGTTCCTCTACCTCGAACAGGCCGGAACGCTCGTGGACTCCTTCGAGGCGTGCGAGTACCAAAAGATCGTCTGTACGGACCCGCACTCGTACAACACGTTCAAAAACGAGTACCCGGAGATCGACTTCGAGGAGTTCGCCGACGATCCCATGATGGAATTCGAGATGGAGGGCTTTTGGAACGAAGACGGCGATGTCGAGGTGTACCACTGGACGCAGGCCGTCGAGGAACTGGTCGACACCGGCGCCGTCGCGCTCGATGGGACGGAACTCGACTACACGGTCACCTACCACGATCCGTGCCACCTAGGGCGGTACAACGACGAGTACGAGGCCCCCCGCGAACTGGTCACGGCGACCGGCTGTGACCTCCACGAGATGCCCCGAAACCGCGCCAACAGTTTCTGCTGTGGCGGCGGCGGCGGCGGACTATGGATGGAGCTCGACGAGGAGGAGAAGCCGAGCGAGGAGCGCCTCCGCGAGGCGCTCGAGGACACCGACGCGGGTGGCGCGGTCGAGAAGTTCGTCGTCGCCTGCCCGATGTGTATGACGATGTACGAGGACGGGCGAAAGACCGGTGACTTCGAGGACGACATCGAGATCGTCGACATCGCTGAACTCATCGTCGAGGCGCTCGAAACGAGCGGCGCGACGATATCCGCGTCGACCGATGCCGACGCGAGTTCCGATGCCGCGCCGGCAGACGACTGA
- a CDS encoding PaaI family thioesterase — protein MDVSEMFDRMPFNDRLGIELVEIGDGYAIGELDLGIEHSSNPDRMIAHGGVTYSLADTIAGAAVVAANETVTPTVDMRIDYLAPATGGTLRAEAEIVRNGNSVAAVEVTITDDRGRTIATARGTYKASGATGETAWRDDPAT, from the coding sequence ATGGACGTCTCCGAGATGTTTGATCGCATGCCGTTCAACGACAGACTCGGCATCGAGCTGGTCGAGATCGGCGACGGCTACGCGATCGGCGAGCTCGACCTCGGTATCGAACACTCCTCGAACCCCGACCGGATGATCGCCCACGGCGGCGTCACGTACAGCCTGGCGGACACCATCGCCGGCGCCGCCGTCGTCGCCGCAAACGAAACCGTCACGCCGACGGTCGACATGCGGATCGACTATCTGGCTCCGGCGACCGGCGGCACACTCCGCGCGGAGGCCGAAATCGTCAGAAACGGTAACAGCGTCGCTGCGGTCGAAGTCACGATCACCGACGATCGGGGACGAACGATCGCGACGGCGAGAGGAACGTACAAAGCCAGCGGCGCAACCGGCGAGACGGCGTGGCGCGACGACCCGGCCACGTAG
- a CDS encoding ACT domain-containing protein, protein MFDEIMRKFEDSPSQQAVIRLLLERGFSVNDEGRVVSGGIEIPNTGIAREIDVDRRVVDATTDAILTDEELKHIFQNISAIPSLRDLAPVLDLTVLTVDVLDADEPGIVATVTGLLADHGISIRQTISEDPEFTDEPVLYIIMDADLDGDIINELRDLPFVRRLSIE, encoded by the coding sequence ATGTTCGACGAGATCATGCGGAAGTTCGAGGACAGTCCGAGTCAGCAGGCTGTCATCCGGCTGCTGCTCGAACGGGGTTTTTCCGTCAACGACGAGGGACGTGTCGTCTCCGGCGGCATCGAGATCCCAAACACCGGGATCGCCCGCGAGATCGACGTCGATCGGCGGGTCGTCGACGCGACGACGGACGCCATTCTCACCGACGAGGAACTCAAACACATCTTTCAGAACATTTCGGCGATCCCCTCGCTTCGGGATCTCGCTCCCGTGTTGGATCTGACGGTGCTGACGGTCGACGTGCTCGACGCCGACGAACCGGGCATCGTCGCGACGGTGACGGGGCTGCTCGCCGACCACGGCATCTCGATCCGACAGACGATTAGCGAGGATCCCGAGTTTACCGACGAACCGGTGCTCTACATCATCATGGACGCAGATCTGGACGGCGACATCATCAACGAACTTCGCGATCTGCCGTTCGTTCGGCGGCTCTCGATCGAGTGA
- a CDS encoding DUF5828 family protein, with protein sequence MDVEESVSGFKVRGSWGEIVEHGERITRALKDLRGDDRPVDAELLDEWDEWRPKADERLGEDVSQKTAEKASISEGEGEKAGKAPDEDLKTAGEKLSESYDRLENPSEAVSEWRKSINYVARAADSATRKAIRKVEGEVYEKVMTQMSPYYFDNELVSANLDRANAESGDYAFEINVNDDDLKIRVSNKLADYEQSVDRWHVDTPKETDIAEAVEGHAPRESETTDGGSDPNRT encoded by the coding sequence ATGGACGTCGAGGAGAGCGTCTCTGGATTCAAAGTTCGGGGGAGTTGGGGAGAGATCGTCGAACACGGTGAGCGCATCACGCGGGCGCTGAAGGACCTGCGAGGCGACGACCGGCCGGTCGACGCCGAGCTTCTCGACGAGTGGGACGAGTGGCGACCGAAAGCGGACGAGCGCCTGGGTGAAGACGTCAGCCAAAAGACCGCAGAGAAGGCGAGCATCAGTGAGGGAGAGGGCGAAAAGGCCGGGAAAGCGCCCGACGAGGACCTCAAAACCGCCGGTGAGAAGCTCTCGGAGTCGTACGATCGACTCGAGAACCCGAGCGAGGCCGTCAGCGAGTGGCGAAAGTCGATAAACTACGTCGCGCGGGCGGCCGATTCGGCGACCCGAAAGGCCATCCGGAAGGTCGAGGGCGAAGTCTACGAGAAGGTGATGACGCAGATGTCACCGTACTACTTCGACAACGAACTGGTCAGCGCGAACCTCGATCGGGCGAACGCCGAGTCGGGCGATTACGCCTTCGAGATCAACGTCAACGACGACGATCTCAAGATACGGGTGTCGAACAAGCTCGCCGACTACGAGCAGTCGGTCGACAGGTGGCACGTCGACACGCCGAAGGAGACGGACATCGCCGAAGCCGTCGAGGGACACGCCCCGCGGGAATCGGAGACGACGGACGGCGGGTCGGACCCGAACCGGACCTGA
- the upp gene encoding uracil phosphoribosyltransferase translates to MPIEDRGDAHVITHALAKHTLSKLRSSDTDQVAFRNGLIELGRLCGFEIIDGMMDTEYVSITTPLAETTGEVVKGLDDVVIVNVLRAATPFVEGLVGAFPRARQGVISAGRDEQAGMDEGGEFPITIDYVKLPDIDEDDTVIIADPMLATGSTIVAVLEEVFEVGDPERLVVLSAVSAPPGLVRVGDAFPSADILTVSIDERLDEDGYIVPGVGDAGDRAFGT, encoded by the coding sequence ATGCCCATCGAGGACCGTGGTGACGCACACGTCATCACACACGCGCTCGCGAAACACACGCTCTCGAAGCTCCGATCGAGCGACACCGATCAGGTGGCGTTCCGAAACGGTCTCATCGAACTCGGCCGCCTCTGCGGGTTCGAGATCATCGACGGGATGATGGACACCGAGTACGTCTCCATCACGACGCCGCTGGCGGAGACGACCGGTGAGGTGGTAAAGGGGCTCGACGATGTCGTCATCGTCAACGTGCTTCGGGCGGCGACACCCTTCGTCGAAGGGCTCGTCGGCGCCTTTCCCCGCGCCAGACAGGGCGTCATCTCCGCCGGCCGCGACGAGCAGGCCGGCATGGACGAGGGGGGCGAGTTTCCAATCACGATCGATTACGTCAAACTCCCGGATATCGACGAGGACGACACCGTGATCATCGCCGACCCGATGCTTGCGACGGGCAGTACGATCGTCGCCGTTCTCGAGGAGGTCTTCGAGGTGGGCGATCCCGAACGACTCGTAGTGCTGTCCGCCGTCAGCGCACCGCCGGGACTCGTTCGCGTCGGCGATGCGTTCCCCAGCGCCGACATCCTCACGGTCAGCATCGACGAGCGACTCGACGAGGACGGCTACATCGTGCCGGGCGTCGGCGACGCCGGCGACCGGGCCTTCGGTACGTGA
- a CDS encoding IMPACT family protein — translation MSEPDAYLTIDTASTARFTVQGSEFIGHAAPVETVEAAELFLEDVRTEYVDATHNVPAYRVRSDPFREYASDDGEPSGSAGKPMLSVLQGRRIENVCVVVTRYFGGTKLGVGGLVKAYSTATKDVLDAAEIVEKRPRERFEAVVEYDDSGTIRGILESEGVEFDAEYGERVVFDVSVPTADAEAVIDRLRSATSDRVEL, via the coding sequence GTGTCGGAACCGGACGCGTACCTGACGATCGACACCGCCTCGACTGCACGCTTTACCGTACAGGGTTCGGAGTTTATCGGCCACGCCGCGCCGGTCGAGACGGTCGAGGCCGCGGAGTTGTTCCTCGAGGACGTGCGCACGGAGTACGTCGATGCGACGCACAACGTCCCGGCCTACCGAGTTCGATCCGACCCGTTCAGGGAGTACGCTTCCGACGACGGCGAGCCGTCGGGGAGCGCCGGAAAGCCGATGTTGTCGGTGTTGCAGGGCCGGAGGATCGAAAACGTCTGCGTGGTCGTCACGAGATACTTCGGGGGAACGAAGTTGGGTGTCGGCGGCCTCGTCAAAGCGTACTCGACGGCGACGAAAGACGTACTCGATGCCGCGGAGATCGTCGAAAAGCGCCCACGAGAGCGGTTCGAGGCCGTCGTCGAGTACGACGACTCGGGGACGATACGGGGTATCCTCGAAAGCGAGGGCGTCGAGTTCGACGCGGAGTACGGCGAACGGGTCGTCTTTGACGTGTCGGTGCCGACGGCGGACGCCGAGGCCGTGATCGACCGATTGCGAAGCGCGACGAGCGACCGGGTCGAGCTGTGA
- a CDS encoding inorganic phosphate transporter, producing the protein MEAATVATFFAAGGASLFMAWAIGAGSSGSTPFAPAVGANAISVMRAGFFVGILGLLGATLQGANVTEAVGRDLVVGTTLSPIAAIVALSIAAGLVAVGVFTGYPIATAFTVTGAVVGAGLAMGGAPAWPKYSEIVAVWTLTPFVGGGIAYGTTKLLRHESVPETVATPALAGLVGAILANVEFVLLGPSDTTQSVAGTIAASAPGRIAVTVVLAAVVVALMAVDMRTDVAAGQRHFLLALGGLVAFSAGGSQVGLALGPLLPLFDTVDIAVPLIALLFGGGLGLLAGSWTAAPRMIKAIAQDYSSLGPRRSIAALIPSFAIAQTAILLGVPISFNEIIVSAVIGAGAAAGSGGISRGKVGYTVLAWVGSLLGAGVLSFGLYTALSAVLLV; encoded by the coding sequence ATGGAAGCAGCGACCGTCGCGACGTTTTTCGCGGCCGGGGGAGCGAGTCTGTTCATGGCGTGGGCGATCGGCGCCGGGTCCTCGGGGTCGACGCCCTTTGCGCCCGCTGTCGGCGCGAACGCGATCTCTGTGATGCGTGCGGGATTCTTTGTCGGCATCCTCGGGTTGCTCGGGGCGACGCTGCAAGGAGCGAACGTCACCGAGGCGGTCGGCCGGGACCTCGTCGTCGGAACGACGCTGTCGCCGATCGCCGCGATCGTCGCTCTCTCGATCGCGGCTGGGTTGGTCGCCGTCGGCGTCTTCACCGGCTATCCGATCGCGACTGCCTTTACCGTCACCGGGGCCGTCGTCGGCGCGGGGCTGGCGATGGGCGGCGCGCCGGCGTGGCCGAAGTACTCCGAGATCGTGGCGGTCTGGACGCTGACGCCGTTCGTCGGGGGCGGGATCGCTTACGGGACGACGAAGCTGCTCCGACACGAATCGGTCCCCGAAACCGTCGCGACGCCCGCGCTCGCGGGACTCGTCGGGGCGATCCTCGCGAACGTGGAGTTCGTCCTGCTCGGGCCGTCCGACACCACCCAGAGCGTCGCTGGAACGATAGCAGCCAGCGCTCCCGGTCGAATCGCCGTGACCGTGGTCCTTGCCGCCGTCGTCGTTGCGCTCATGGCCGTCGACATGCGTACCGACGTGGCCGCTGGACAGCGACACTTCCTGTTGGCGCTCGGCGGGTTGGTCGCCTTCTCCGCCGGGGGGAGCCAGGTCGGGTTGGCGCTCGGGCCGCTGTTGCCGCTGTTCGATACGGTTGACATCGCGGTCCCGCTCATCGCACTGCTGTTCGGCGGCGGGCTCGGCTTGCTCGCCGGTTCGTGGACGGCGGCTCCACGGATGATCAAGGCGATCGCACAGGATTACTCCTCGCTCGGCCCGCGCCGCTCGATCGCCGCGCTCATCCCCTCCTTCGCGATCGCACAGACTGCCATCCTGCTCGGCGTGCCGATCTCTTTCAACGAAATCATCGTCTCCGCGGTCATCGGTGCCGGTGCTGCCGCCGGCTCCGGGGGTATCAGTCGGGGGAAGGTCGGGTACACCGTTCTCGCGTGGGTCGGCTCGCTGCTCGGCGCGGGCGTTCTCAGCTTCGGCCTGTACACCGCCTTGAGCGCCGTCTTGTTGGTGTAA
- a CDS encoding hemolysin family protein gives MGSLAWNVATVVIQAAPNAGELPVSDTAVVIIGGTVILLLLALSAFFSSSEIAMFSLPPHRVDALVSDNVPGADILEDLKDDPHRLLVTILVGNNIVNIAMSSIATGLLSYYFSQSVAVLSATFGITALVLLFGESAPKSYAVENTESWALRVSRSLKISEYLLLPLIVTFDYLTRQVNRVTGGRAEIESTYVTREEIRDIIETGEREGVLEEDEREMLQRIFRFTNTITKEVMTPRLDMDAVSKDATVDEAIQQCVQSGHTRVPVYDGSLDNILGVVHISDLVRDYVYGEHDGVALEDLIEETLHVPESKNVDELLAEMREQRMHMVVVIDEFGTTEGLVTMEDVTEEIVGEILQAGEEEPIEFVGDNEAIVKGELNIDEVNEALDIDIPEGEEFETIAGFIFNRAGRLVEEGERIEYDGVEIGIEHVENTRIMKARITRTEAYERRERDEEEAEPNETAR, from the coding sequence ATGGGCTCTCTCGCGTGGAATGTCGCCACAGTCGTGATACAGGCCGCCCCGAACGCTGGTGAACTCCCGGTGAGCGACACCGCCGTCGTGATCATCGGTGGGACGGTGATTCTGCTGCTGTTGGCGCTCTCGGCGTTTTTTTCCTCCTCGGAGATCGCCATGTTCTCGCTGCCGCCCCACCGGGTCGACGCGCTGGTGAGCGACAACGTTCCGGGGGCGGACATCCTGGAGGATCTCAAGGACGACCCTCACCGATTGCTCGTCACCATCCTCGTCGGGAACAACATCGTCAACATCGCGATGTCTTCGATCGCGACGGGGCTACTCTCGTACTATTTTTCCCAGTCGGTCGCCGTCCTCTCCGCGACGTTCGGCATCACGGCGTTGGTGTTGCTCTTCGGCGAGAGCGCGCCGAAGTCCTACGCGGTCGAGAACACCGAATCGTGGGCGCTCCGCGTCTCGAGGTCGCTAAAGATCTCGGAGTACCTCCTGTTGCCGCTCATCGTCACCTTCGACTATCTGACGCGGCAGGTCAACCGGGTCACAGGCGGGCGGGCGGAGATCGAATCGACCTACGTCACGCGAGAGGAGATCCGTGATATCATCGAGACCGGCGAGAGAGAGGGCGTCCTCGAGGAGGACGAACGCGAGATGCTCCAGCGCATCTTCCGGTTCACCAACACTATCACCAAGGAGGTGATGACCCCGCGACTCGACATGGACGCCGTCTCGAAGGACGCCACCGTCGATGAGGCGATCCAACAGTGCGTCCAGTCCGGCCACACGCGAGTCCCGGTGTACGACGGGAGCCTCGATAACATCCTCGGCGTCGTCCACATCTCTGATCTCGTCCGCGATTACGTCTACGGCGAGCACGACGGCGTCGCACTCGAGGATCTGATCGAGGAGACGCTGCACGTCCCCGAGTCGAAGAACGTCGACGAACTGCTCGCGGAGATGCGTGAACAGCGGATGCACATGGTCGTCGTCATCGACGAGTTCGGCACGACGGAGGGACTCGTCACGATGGAAGACGTCACCGAGGAGATCGTCGGAGAGATCCTCCAGGCCGGCGAGGAGGAGCCGATCGAGTTCGTCGGCGACAACGAGGCGATCGTCAAGGGCGAACTCAACATCGACGAGGTCAACGAAGCGCTCGATATCGACATCCCGGAGGGCGAGGAGTTCGAGACGATCGCGGGCTTCATTTTCAACCGCGCGGGCCGACTGGTCGAGGAGGGCGAACGCATCGAGTACGACGGGGTCGAGATCGGCATCGAACACGTCGAGAACACCCGGATCATGAAGGCCCGCATAACGCGAACCGAGGCGTACGAGCGACGGGAGCGCGACGAGGAGGAAGCGGAGCCGAACGAAACCGCAAGATAG
- a CDS encoding glutathione S-transferase N-terminal domain-containing protein: MSDPDITVYRLQACPFCERVTRVLNDLDIPYRSRFVEARHSRRDVVKRLTGARTVPALVDERTGVTMSESANIVEYLETTYDEGIAASAESTASAADGGTVE, translated from the coding sequence ATGAGCGATCCCGACATAACGGTGTATCGGCTGCAGGCGTGTCCGTTCTGCGAACGCGTCACCCGCGTGCTGAACGACCTCGATATCCCCTACCGGTCGCGGTTCGTCGAGGCCCGCCACTCGCGGCGTGACGTCGTCAAGCGACTCACCGGCGCGCGGACAGTACCGGCGCTCGTCGACGAGCGAACCGGCGTGACGATGAGCGAGAGCGCGAACATCGTCGAGTATCTCGAAACGACGTACGACGAGGGAATCGCCGCCTCGGCGGAGTCCACCGCGAGCGCGGCTGACGGGGGGACGGTCGAATGA
- a CDS encoding redoxin domain-containing protein, with protein sequence MKLSFDVVELAPADHPEIGEKAPDFTRPLVNDEFWEDVSLSELTDDGPVVLVFHPMDGDFPATYIWQEIRDRGWDEYDAEVVGLSISTPYEHARFLEEWDVEPFRLFSDPGNGVAERYGIAHELDGMAGIEEPRPAVFVIDEDRTIETGWVATEWPEFPPYDEIEAAIEDL encoded by the coding sequence ATGAAACTGTCGTTCGACGTCGTCGAGCTCGCCCCGGCAGATCACCCCGAAATCGGTGAGAAAGCGCCCGACTTCACGCGTCCGCTCGTCAACGACGAGTTCTGGGAGGACGTTTCGCTCTCGGAGCTCACGGACGACGGACCGGTCGTCCTCGTCTTTCACCCGATGGACGGCGACTTCCCGGCGACGTACATCTGGCAGGAGATCCGCGACCGGGGGTGGGACGAGTACGACGCCGAGGTCGTCGGCCTCTCGATCTCGACGCCGTACGAACACGCTCGGTTTCTCGAAGAGTGGGACGTCGAGCCGTTCCGGCTGTTCTCTGACCCCGGCAACGGCGTCGCCGAGCGATACGGGATCGCTCACGAACTCGACGGGATGGCCGGCATCGAGGAGCCCCGACCCGCGGTCTTCGTCATCGACGAGGATCGGACGATCGAAACCGGCTGGGTCGCGACCGAGTGGCCCGAGTTCCCGCCGTACGACGAGATCGAAGCGGCGATCGAGGATCTGTGA
- a CDS encoding L-threonylcarbamoyladenylate synthase, which translates to MSALDLTDAVAAIRRGDLVVYPTETVYGLGANALDSEAVERVFEAKGRSRDKPISMALPELSAAADYTRMTDRERRFCERFLPGPVTVLVERRKRIPDVLVAGHDRVGLRVPDHEIARELARRTGPITATSANRSGEPNARRVDEIAPELLERVTVVDGGETAGGESTVVDVSAGRIVRRGSLAEEIDAWLAEHSDADS; encoded by the coding sequence GTGAGCGCCCTGGATCTCACCGACGCCGTCGCAGCGATCCGACGCGGCGACCTCGTCGTCTATCCGACCGAGACGGTGTACGGTCTCGGGGCGAACGCGCTCGATTCCGAGGCCGTCGAACGGGTCTTCGAGGCCAAGGGCCGATCGCGGGATAAGCCGATCTCGATGGCGTTGCCGGAGCTGTCGGCGGCCGCCGACTACACCCGGATGACCGACCGGGAGCGTCGGTTCTGCGAGCGGTTCCTCCCGGGGCCGGTGACGGTGTTGGTCGAGCGGAGGAAACGGATTCCGGACGTGCTCGTTGCCGGTCACGACCGCGTCGGCCTTCGCGTCCCGGACCACGAGATTGCCCGCGAACTGGCCCGTCGAACCGGTCCGATCACCGCCACCAGCGCGAACCGATCCGGCGAACCGAACGCGCGCCGGGTCGACGAGATCGCACCCGAACTGCTCGAGCGCGTCACCGTCGTCGACGGCGGCGAGACGGCGGGCGGCGAAAGCACCGTCGTCGATGTCTCCGCGGGACGGATCGTCCGGCGCGGCTCGCTCGCCGAGGAGATCGACGCGTGGCTGGCCGAGCACTCCGACGCCGATTCATAA
- a CDS encoding CRISPR-associated protein Cas4, whose amino-acid sequence MEAFTDLATAAYCPRKLYYRRLRDEFDVPDRVASIRNLAFRYGELLDPTSDLHAEPIAVTPTDYRSNLGRSKARLDRWADLVDPPETRVFLRGKDANGIAHKLLAEPAVPVIVSPGEPPERGVWEPHAVWATAAAKALSWERGEMVEAAYVEYPAHGVVRRVGMTTRRKAVYRKALRTADSIDGPPPRLRNDSRCRSCAYLDECGTKTRSLRSRLSL is encoded by the coding sequence ATGGAAGCGTTCACCGATCTCGCGACGGCGGCGTACTGTCCGCGCAAGCTCTACTACCGACGCCTTCGCGACGAGTTCGACGTCCCCGATCGCGTTGCCTCGATCCGAAACCTCGCGTTCCGCTACGGCGAACTGCTCGACCCGACGAGTGATCTGCACGCCGAGCCGATCGCCGTCACGCCGACGGACTACCGGTCGAACCTTGGACGTTCGAAAGCGCGTCTCGATCGGTGGGCCGACCTCGTCGATCCGCCCGAGACGCGAGTGTTTTTGCGGGGGAAGGACGCGAACGGGATCGCACACAAACTGCTCGCCGAGCCCGCCGTTCCGGTCATCGTCTCGCCGGGCGAGCCGCCCGAACGCGGCGTCTGGGAACCCCACGCCGTGTGGGCGACCGCGGCCGCGAAGGCGCTCTCGTGGGAGCGCGGCGAGATGGTCGAGGCGGCGTACGTCGAATACCCCGCACACGGCGTCGTTCGGCGAGTCGGGATGACGACCCGACGGAAGGCCGTCTATCGGAAAGCGCTCCGGACCGCCGACTCGATCGACGGGCCGCCGCCGCGGCTGCGGAACGACTCGCGGTGCCGAAGCTGTGCGTATCTCGACGAATGCGGAACGAAGACGCGGTCGCTTCGCTCGCGGCTGTCGTTATGA